A portion of the Hoylesella buccalis ATCC 35310 genome contains these proteins:
- a CDS encoding outer membrane beta-barrel protein, giving the protein MKNDDWIKDIQRRIADHQEPVKDDLWAGIEQALDQQKIVGKPAVVMRWRRYAAAAAIVLALMGGAGYVLFNHQEQMGKEVARTETEQQPAGLQPSTQQIEPMVLAEQAHESVVSRVKKALSAVRRGADSNQPLMALVQEKAAEPSDRPQDLMNKDMEKGGQPEESSAETAAKVAEQPQPSAVRKNEGGRPSQTFLPAERQRIHGSRQDAKVTMNLYAANSVGTYSGRNGLAAPAEMVANYNLAKAAPELFYAEAASPIALQSHEETDHHQPVSFGLTAGYALNQRWTLTSGLVYTKLSSDFIQVLDDSRLTRRQTLHYVGIPLNVNFMVWGNKKLKTYVTAGGQVDFNVDAKTVKEGIKHDMPKDKLQLSTQAALGLQYDFTPHLGAYFEPGVKYYFDNKSETQNFFKDKPLNVHLQVGLRWNIQ; this is encoded by the coding sequence ATGAAGAATGATGATTGGATAAAAGATATACAACGGCGCATTGCGGACCATCAGGAACCTGTTAAGGATGACTTATGGGCTGGCATTGAACAGGCGCTTGACCAACAAAAGATTGTTGGGAAGCCGGCTGTGGTGATGCGCTGGCGGCGTTATGCAGCAGCGGCGGCCATCGTTTTAGCTTTGATGGGCGGAGCAGGATATGTGCTGTTCAACCATCAAGAACAGATGGGAAAAGAGGTGGCACGGACGGAAACCGAACAGCAACCGGCTGGTTTGCAACCCAGCACCCAACAGATTGAACCGATGGTGCTTGCCGAACAAGCACACGAGTCGGTGGTATCGCGTGTTAAAAAGGCGTTGTCGGCCGTGCGGCGAGGCGCAGATAGTAATCAACCGTTGATGGCTTTGGTGCAGGAAAAGGCGGCAGAACCTTCGGACAGGCCACAAGATTTGATGAATAAGGATATGGAAAAGGGCGGACAACCCGAAGAGTCATCCGCCGAAACAGCAGCCAAAGTAGCTGAACAACCGCAACCATCGGCCGTGCGAAAGAACGAGGGTGGAAGGCCTTCGCAAACGTTTTTGCCTGCCGAGAGGCAGCGCATCCATGGTTCACGCCAGGATGCGAAGGTGACGATGAATCTCTATGCGGCTAATTCGGTGGGTACTTATTCGGGACGTAACGGTCTTGCAGCGCCTGCAGAGATGGTGGCTAACTACAATTTGGCAAAGGCCGCTCCTGAATTGTTCTATGCAGAGGCGGCATCGCCCATCGCCCTTCAGTCACACGAGGAGACGGATCATCACCAGCCAGTGTCGTTTGGATTGACGGCAGGATATGCCCTCAACCAGCGATGGACATTGACATCGGGGTTGGTGTACACGAAACTGTCTTCCGATTTCATTCAAGTATTGGATGACAGTAGGCTTACCCGTCGCCAAACTTTGCACTATGTGGGAATACCACTGAATGTGAATTTCATGGTTTGGGGCAACAAAAAACTAAAAACATACGTCACCGCAGGTGGGCAAGTCGACTTCAATGTGGATGCCAAAACGGTGAAAGAGGGCATCAAACACGACATGCCCAAGGACAAATTGCAGCTGTCTACCCAGGCTGCTTTGGGCTTGCAGTATGACTTTACGCCGCATCTTGGCGCTTATTTCGAGCCTGGCGTGAAATATTACTTCGACAACAAGAGCGAAACGCAGAACTTCTTTAAGGACAAACCGCTGAACGTTCACCTGCAAGTGGGGCTGAGGTGGAACATCCAGTAA
- a CDS encoding 3'-5' exonuclease encodes MKDFAAIDFETANSCRSSVCSVGVVIVENGKITDSYYHLIRPYPNYYHPRNIAVHGILPSDTQDAPTFPEVWAEIAPLIKHLPLVAHNKAFDESCLKACFASYGMAYPNYPFYCTLIASRRVFCHHELANHQLHTVAAHLGYNLVNHHHALADAEACSVIALNIL; translated from the coding sequence TTGAAAGACTTCGCAGCCATAGATTTTGAAACTGCCAACAGCTGCAGAAGCAGCGTTTGCAGCGTAGGTGTGGTGATAGTAGAGAATGGGAAGATTACCGATTCGTACTATCACCTCATTCGTCCTTACCCCAATTACTACCATCCACGCAACATCGCCGTGCATGGTATTTTACCCTCAGACACGCAAGATGCGCCCACTTTCCCTGAAGTGTGGGCCGAAATAGCGCCCCTCATCAAGCACCTTCCATTGGTGGCGCACAACAAAGCTTTTGATGAGAGCTGCCTGAAGGCCTGCTTTGCATCCTACGGCATGGCCTATCCCAACTATCCTTTCTATTGTACGTTGATCGCTTCACGCAGAGTTTTCTGCCATCACGAATTGGCCAATCACCAGTTACACACGGTAGCGGCCCATTTGGGTTACAACTTAGTGAACCATCACCACGCCTTAGCCGATGCTGAAGCCTGCTCGGTTATCGCATTAAACATCCTCTGA
- a CDS encoding porin family protein — protein sequence MKEKFYHAKRHFVATALLLFATSPLWAQQPENKGYPYQKYEVTFAVGMPIEDASNFFGYPSTSLPNETPLDKYHWGKYYLKGERTSPIFSLGLHYHFSKHWAVGLQASYHHMWRQCFETTTGNHAYSFNLHHTALMASMRYYYAIRAKHCFYSGLSLGVGQLLYKSYTDHNFTSSYNIAADFTLFGFMIGTKLYGFGELGSYQMGSLRAGMGYRF from the coding sequence ATGAAAGAAAAATTCTACCATGCGAAAAGGCATTTCGTAGCAACGGCTCTGCTGCTTTTCGCCACCTCGCCTTTGTGGGCACAACAACCAGAAAACAAGGGTTATCCGTATCAAAAATATGAGGTAACATTCGCTGTGGGTATGCCTATCGAAGACGCTTCCAACTTTTTCGGCTACCCCTCTACATCGCTGCCCAATGAAACGCCTTTGGACAAGTACCACTGGGGCAAGTACTACCTCAAGGGTGAACGCACCTCACCCATTTTCTCCCTGGGTCTACACTATCACTTCAGCAAACATTGGGCCGTGGGTTTGCAAGCCTCCTATCACCATATGTGGCGACAATGCTTCGAAACCACGACTGGCAACCATGCCTATAGTTTCAACCTGCACCATACGGCGTTGATGGCAAGTATGAGATATTATTATGCCATTCGGGCGAAACATTGCTTTTACAGCGGCCTATCGCTCGGTGTGGGGCAGCTGTTATACAAAAGTTATACCGACCACAACTTCACCAGTTCGTACAACATCGCAGCCGATTTTACCTTGTTTGGTTTCATGATTGGCACCAAGTTGTATGGCTTTGGCGAACTGGGCTCTTATCAAATGGGCTCGCTTAGGGCCGGCATGGGTTACAGATTTTAA
- a CDS encoding RNA polymerase sigma factor, with translation METEKSLLEDILQGKRTAMRRLYERYSGYAMAVGLRYIADRDAVQDVLQDSFVKVFAAINGFSYRGEGSLKAWVMRIVANESLNYLKQNQRLQFVDEMPDVADEDEEVDVKNIPMSVVMQMIQQLPAGYRTVFNQFVFEEKSHREIASDLGIKESTSASQYFRAKNLLAKMIQEYSKTTTI, from the coding sequence GTGGAGACTGAAAAAAGTCTTTTGGAGGATATACTTCAAGGTAAACGTACGGCCATGCGCCGGTTGTATGAGCGTTATAGTGGATATGCCATGGCCGTTGGGCTGCGGTATATAGCCGACCGTGACGCTGTGCAAGATGTGTTGCAGGACAGCTTCGTGAAAGTGTTCGCAGCCATCAACGGGTTCAGTTACCGCGGTGAGGGCTCGCTGAAGGCGTGGGTGATGCGAATTGTGGCCAACGAATCGCTGAACTATCTCAAGCAAAACCAGCGGCTACAATTCGTGGATGAGATGCCCGACGTGGCTGATGAGGATGAAGAGGTGGATGTGAAAAACATTCCCATGAGTGTGGTGATGCAGATGATACAGCAGCTCCCTGCTGGCTACAGGACGGTGTTCAACCAGTTTGTGTTCGAGGAGAAAAGCCATCGTGAAATCGCATCAGACCTGGGTATCAAGGAGAGTACATCGGCTTCGCAATATTTTAGGGCGAAAAACTTGTTGGCAAAAATGATTCAAGAATATTCAAAGACGACGACAATATGA
- a CDS encoding acyloxyacyl hydrolase: MRVLPLIVGLLLMSTDVCAEQADSLHHYNYSLQVMPGRLVALDQYAERWIKKTPNLSLAAEIGRVALPNDSDAFASDFGYPSLTLGLRYTLNNQVSLHRDPDPAWGQAKEVDYNSRLGNTVSLYGKFYRPFFRHLRWEMAYSFSFGVGYSHLKYNKQNNIDNELIGTHALIYFGAGVHATYHLNNQCGIRGAIEFVHHSNGALYRPNKGSNAVGTSLGVVYEPYYKQLINTAHPRFYQPFQRYWYLNFAAGVGAKTMLEDWLTTQFRTDPSHPDYRTEHFKVYAAYSLQADVMCRYARRWASGVGIDWFYGTYASHIADLDARQGNVAKHSPWSLGIAAKHEVFYHRLSLGLSFGWYLHRQMGYNALFNESKYYERIGLHYAFPVLGGLKAGINIKAHQTKADLTELVVAIPVRL; encoded by the coding sequence ATGAGAGTGTTGCCGTTGATTGTAGGATTGCTCTTGATGAGTACCGATGTTTGCGCCGAACAGGCCGACTCGTTGCACCATTATAATTATTCTTTGCAGGTCATGCCTGGTAGGTTAGTCGCCCTTGACCAATACGCTGAACGGTGGATTAAGAAGACGCCAAACCTCTCGTTGGCCGCAGAAATAGGGCGCGTGGCATTGCCTAACGACAGTGATGCCTTTGCTTCTGACTTTGGATATCCATCGCTCACCTTGGGCTTGCGTTACACTTTGAATAATCAAGTGAGCCTACATCGTGACCCAGACCCTGCATGGGGACAGGCAAAAGAGGTGGATTACAATTCTCGTTTGGGCAACACGGTGTCGCTGTATGGTAAGTTTTATCGCCCTTTCTTTCGCCATTTGCGGTGGGAAATGGCCTATTCGTTCAGCTTTGGTGTGGGGTACAGCCACCTAAAGTACAACAAACAAAACAATATTGACAACGAGTTGATTGGGACCCATGCTCTTATTTATTTCGGTGCCGGTGTGCATGCTACCTATCATCTCAACAATCAATGTGGCATACGCGGTGCCATCGAATTCGTCCATCACAGCAATGGTGCTTTATATCGGCCCAACAAAGGTTCCAATGCGGTGGGTACATCCCTTGGAGTGGTGTACGAACCGTATTACAAACAGTTGATTAATACCGCCCATCCTCGTTTTTATCAACCTTTTCAACGCTATTGGTACCTCAATTTTGCAGCAGGCGTAGGTGCTAAAACCATGTTGGAGGATTGGCTCACCACGCAATTTAGAACCGATCCCTCGCATCCTGATTATCGTACCGAACATTTTAAGGTGTATGCAGCCTACTCGTTACAGGCCGACGTGATGTGCCGTTATGCGCGCAGGTGGGCCTCGGGTGTGGGCATTGATTGGTTTTATGGAACCTATGCTTCGCACATTGCCGACTTAGATGCGCGGCAAGGCAACGTTGCCAAGCACAGTCCGTGGTCGTTAGGAATCGCTGCCAAGCACGAAGTGTTCTATCACCGGCTGTCGCTGGGCCTGTCGTTTGGCTGGTACTTGCACCGACAGATGGGCTACAACGCTTTGTTCAACGAATCGAAATATTACGAACGCATTGGCTTGCATTATGCCTTTCCGGTGCTGGGCGGATTGAAAGCGGGCATCAACATCAAAGCCCATCAAACCAAAGCCGACCTCACGGAGCTGGTCGTTGCCATTCCCGTGAGGTTGTAG
- a CDS encoding energy transducer TonB codes for MKQQKSDIPTVEEHRATAFLLGLVLILSVLYVAFQYNSAPQGMALSDQSLDELVQDIELHPAMDDKEMVNTMAVQPPQKTFSERIKAVDQPLKQQIEKLSASTTSPLLVGDGEAEALNAKLSAALPPVPVASEQPLNFRIVQQMPEFPGGGSAFIQWLTRQLRYPPLAQSQRIQGRVVVSFIVNKDGSIADVKLEKSVNTLLDREALRVIRMMPRWKPGVHNNQPCRTMVAVPVVFKI; via the coding sequence GTGAAGCAACAAAAATCAGACATCCCCACAGTAGAAGAGCATCGTGCCACGGCATTCTTGCTGGGGCTCGTGTTGATTCTGTCGGTCTTGTATGTGGCATTTCAATACAATAGCGCACCGCAAGGCATGGCTTTGTCTGACCAATCGCTTGACGAGCTGGTGCAAGATATCGAATTGCACCCCGCCATGGATGACAAGGAGATGGTTAACACCATGGCCGTTCAACCGCCACAAAAAACCTTCAGCGAACGAATCAAGGCGGTGGATCAGCCGCTGAAACAACAAATTGAGAAACTATCGGCTTCCACTACCAGTCCACTCTTGGTTGGTGATGGCGAGGCCGAGGCGTTGAATGCCAAGCTGTCGGCGGCACTTCCACCCGTCCCCGTGGCCTCTGAACAGCCCTTAAACTTTCGCATTGTTCAGCAAATGCCCGAGTTTCCCGGTGGTGGATCAGCGTTCATTCAGTGGCTCACGCGTCAACTGCGATATCCACCATTGGCTCAAAGTCAGAGAATACAGGGCAGAGTGGTGGTGTCGTTCATTGTCAACAAGGACGGAAGCATTGCCGATGTGAAGTTGGAAAAGTCGGTTAATACCCTTCTGGATCGTGAGGCATTGCGCGTCATCCGTATGATGCCCCGGTGGAAACCGGGTGTGCACAACAACCAACCGTGCCGCACCATGGTGGCTGTGCCGGTGGTATTCAAAATTTAG
- a CDS encoding TatD family hydrolase, whose amino-acid sequence MTTTFIDTHAHLDGEEFQDDLPEVIARAKAAGVEKIFVPAIDLVHLSELMNVCRKYPDTLHPMIGLHPEEVRDDWKDVLKNMKQHLLDNLVGTNDEPRCIAVGEVGLDYYWSREYEHEQLEAFEEQVKWAVECQLPLMIHCRKAQNEMVKLLRKYEKDLPGGVFHCFTGNDKEAAELLSFQRFVLGIGGVLTFKSSNLREMLPTHVPLNRIVLETDSPYMAPTPNRGKRNESAFVALVLKQLAQSYQVSEEEVASQTNANVQRVFGAGVMDKAV is encoded by the coding sequence ATGACGACAACTTTCATAGATACACACGCTCATTTGGATGGAGAAGAGTTTCAAGACGACCTTCCCGAGGTTATCGCACGTGCCAAAGCGGCCGGTGTGGAAAAGATATTCGTGCCCGCCATCGACCTTGTTCATTTGTCTGAATTGATGAATGTGTGTCGAAAATATCCCGATACGCTGCATCCCATGATAGGATTGCATCCGGAAGAGGTGAGGGACGACTGGAAGGACGTGTTGAAAAACATGAAACAACACTTGCTTGACAACTTGGTTGGAACGAACGATGAGCCACGATGTATCGCCGTTGGTGAGGTTGGATTGGACTATTATTGGAGCCGAGAATACGAACACGAGCAACTTGAGGCTTTTGAAGAACAAGTGAAGTGGGCCGTGGAATGTCAGCTGCCACTGATGATACACTGCCGAAAGGCGCAAAACGAAATGGTGAAATTGTTACGAAAATACGAAAAAGACTTGCCGGGTGGCGTGTTTCATTGTTTCACTGGTAACGACAAAGAGGCTGCGGAACTGTTGAGCTTCCAACGATTTGTGCTGGGTATTGGCGGCGTGTTGACGTTCAAGAGCAGTAACCTGCGAGAGATGTTGCCCACCCATGTGCCGCTCAACCGCATCGTCTTGGAAACCGACAGTCCGTACATGGCGCCCACTCCCAATCGTGGTAAGCGCAACGAAAGTGCCTTCGTGGCCTTAGTACTGAAGCAGTTGGCACAGAGTTATCAGGTGAGTGAGGAAGAAGTTGCAAGCCAAACCAATGCCAATGTACAACGAGTGTTTGGGGCAGGTGTGATGGATAAAGCCGTTTGA
- the porQ gene encoding type IX secretion system protein PorQ, translated as MKKALFVLLLTAVATTTVAQESKNVYNFLRLPASAHASALGGENISLVEDDEALIFHNPALLSTVSDKTINLNYMNYMAGTNMLSAAFNKVIKERASAAVSALYIDYGKMKQTTAENQQLGEFSAKDIALSGYFSYLLTDQLAGGITAKFITSYIAGYNSLAMGVDLGLNYYDAERELSLSFVAKNLGGQLKSYDDTYESMPLDVQLGVSKRLVHTPLRFHATLVDLTHWNYKFMNHLVGGIDILLSDRIWVGAGYNFRRADEMTIAGTDEESNHGAGFSCGAGINLNRFKLNLAYGKYHVSSQSIVISTAFQL; from the coding sequence ATGAAAAAAGCCCTTTTCGTCCTCTTGCTCACAGCAGTTGCCACAACCACCGTCGCGCAAGAAAGTAAGAATGTGTACAACTTTCTACGTCTACCAGCAAGTGCTCACGCCTCAGCATTGGGGGGTGAGAACATCTCGTTGGTGGAAGACGACGAGGCACTGATATTCCATAACCCGGCACTGCTGTCGACTGTGAGCGACAAGACCATCAACCTGAACTACATGAACTATATGGCCGGGACCAACATGTTGAGCGCTGCGTTCAACAAAGTGATTAAAGAGCGGGCCTCGGCAGCCGTTTCCGCACTATACATTGACTATGGTAAAATGAAACAAACCACGGCCGAGAACCAGCAACTTGGCGAATTTTCGGCCAAAGACATTGCCTTGTCTGGCTATTTCTCGTACCTGCTCACCGACCAATTGGCCGGAGGTATCACCGCTAAGTTCATCACCTCGTACATCGCCGGCTACAACTCGCTGGCCATGGGCGTTGACCTCGGACTTAATTATTACGATGCTGAGCGCGAACTGTCACTGTCGTTCGTGGCCAAAAACCTGGGCGGACAGCTCAAAAGCTACGACGACACCTACGAAAGCATGCCCTTAGACGTGCAGCTTGGCGTAAGCAAAAGACTGGTACACACGCCACTACGGTTTCACGCCACACTGGTTGACCTCACGCATTGGAACTATAAATTCATGAATCACCTGGTGGGCGGCATTGATATTCTGCTGTCTGACCGCATTTGGGTGGGTGCTGGTTACAACTTCCGGCGTGCCGACGAGATGACCATTGCCGGCACAGACGAGGAGAGCAACCACGGTGCAGGCTTCTCATGTGGCGCAGGCATCAACCTCAACCGCTTTAAGTTGAACCTGGCCTACGGCAAGTATCACGTTTCAAGCCAGTCGATTGTTATCAGTACAGCGTTTCAATTATAA
- a CDS encoding polyprenyl synthetase family protein, whose product MMTSQEILKLVNNHLDSLADERQPRHLYEPIEYVLSLGGKRIRPTLMLLAYNLYREHPEDILMPACGIETYHNYTLLHDDLMDQADLRRGHETVHKRWDANTAILSGDSMLVLAYQRMAQCRPDKLKEVIDLFTQTALEIGEGQQYDMDFEHRNDVTEAEYIEMIRLKTSVLLACALKIGAILGDASAEDADNLYRFGEKIGLAFQLQDDFLDVYGDPKVFGKAIGGDIVSNKKTYMLINAFNRANAQQRAELERWTQLKDFDRQEKIDAVTALYNDMGIDRLAQDKMATYYEESKKYLAAVHVPTEKKRELTAYAQQMMKRTY is encoded by the coding sequence ATGATGACATCTCAAGAAATCCTCAAACTGGTTAACAATCATCTCGACAGTTTGGCCGATGAACGGCAACCCCGCCATCTGTACGAACCTATAGAATATGTGCTCAGTCTGGGTGGCAAACGCATCCGACCCACGCTCATGTTGTTGGCTTATAACCTGTATCGGGAACATCCGGAGGACATTCTGATGCCTGCTTGTGGCATCGAAACCTACCATAACTATACGCTCTTGCACGATGACTTGATGGATCAGGCCGACCTACGGCGTGGCCATGAAACCGTTCACAAGCGTTGGGATGCCAACACGGCCATCCTCAGTGGCGACTCAATGCTGGTGCTGGCCTACCAACGCATGGCGCAATGCAGGCCCGACAAGCTGAAAGAGGTCATCGACCTGTTTACACAAACAGCCTTAGAGATAGGTGAAGGACAGCAGTATGATATGGATTTTGAACATCGCAACGATGTTACGGAAGCCGAATACATTGAGATGATTCGTCTCAAGACAAGCGTCTTGCTGGCTTGTGCGTTGAAGATTGGCGCCATCTTGGGCGATGCTTCCGCCGAAGATGCCGATAACTTGTATCGCTTCGGCGAGAAAATAGGCTTGGCATTCCAGCTGCAAGACGACTTTCTGGATGTGTATGGCGACCCTAAAGTCTTTGGTAAGGCCATCGGAGGTGACATCGTCAGCAACAAGAAAACCTACATGCTCATCAACGCTTTCAATAGGGCTAATGCCCAACAACGTGCCGAATTGGAACGTTGGACACAGCTCAAGGACTTTGACAGACAGGAGAAAATCGATGCGGTGACGGCTCTTTACAACGACATGGGCATCGATCGTCTGGCACAAGACAAGATGGCGACCTACTATGAGGAGAGCAAGAAATACCTCGCTGCGGTACATGTGCCAACTGAAAAGAAGCGGGAACTGACGGCTTATGCGCAGCAAATGATGAAAAGAACCTACTAA
- the ribH gene encoding 6,7-dimethyl-8-ribityllumazine synthase gives MATSLHPLSSYDASKVPDASNMCFGIVVSEWNPEITGALLDGCVATLEKHGTLPENIHVKTVPGSFELIYGAHQMVLNGGYDAVIILGSVIRGETPHFDYICQGVTQGIAHINAKSEIPVVFGLLTTNDLQQAQDRSGGKLGNKGDECAVVAIKMAKF, from the coding sequence ATGGCAACCTCATTACACCCCCTCTCCAGCTACGATGCGTCGAAAGTGCCTGATGCCAGCAACATGTGTTTCGGCATTGTGGTGTCCGAATGGAATCCCGAAATAACGGGTGCCCTACTGGATGGATGCGTAGCTACGCTCGAGAAACATGGCACTTTGCCCGAGAACATCCATGTAAAGACGGTACCTGGCAGCTTCGAACTCATCTATGGTGCCCATCAGATGGTGCTCAATGGCGGGTATGACGCCGTCATCATCTTGGGAAGTGTTATTCGTGGAGAGACGCCCCACTTTGACTATATCTGCCAAGGTGTTACCCAGGGAATCGCTCACATCAATGCCAAAAGTGAGATACCGGTAGTCTTCGGCTTGCTGACAACCAACGATTTGCAGCAAGCTCAAGACAGAAGCGGTGGCAAACTGGGCAACAAGGGAGATGAATGTGCCGTGGTAGCCATCAAAATGGCTAAGTTTTAA